Proteins encoded by one window of Bacteroidota bacterium:
- a CDS encoding YceI family protein: MIKTTIITIASAVLLTFSACKSAPNADEAKTGEAQEVKLTEGSATVPINVTESKLEWIGTKVTAYHSGTVAIKSGDIMVKDGMISGGKFVLDMPTLVSLKDDEGSNGKLTGHLKSPDFFDVATYPESTFEITAVTPFSGTVENTGGSETEISEYSVTDPNYTISGNLTIKDVTKNITFPAKVSVNNNSVEAVAKFNIDRKQWNLVYPGKPDDLIKDLIWFGISIKANAAEITALK, from the coding sequence ATGATAAAAACTACAATTATAACGATTGCAAGCGCAGTACTGTTGACATTTTCAGCATGTAAAAGCGCCCCGAATGCCGATGAAGCCAAAACAGGTGAGGCCCAGGAAGTAAAATTAACAGAAGGATCTGCAACGGTACCGATCAACGTTACAGAAAGCAAACTTGAATGGATCGGAACCAAAGTAACAGCTTATCACAGTGGTACTGTTGCCATTAAAAGTGGTGATATTATGGTGAAAGACGGAATGATCTCCGGCGGAAAATTTGTGTTGGATATGCCTACATTAGTTTCCCTTAAGGATGATGAAGGTTCTAATGGTAAACTTACAGGTCACTTAAAATCACCCGACTTTTTTGATGTTGCAACCTACCCAGAATCCACTTTTGAAATAACCGCTGTAACGCCATTTAGTGGTACAGTTGAAAATACCGGTGGATCAGAAACAGAAATAAGTGAATACAGTGTAACGGACCCGAATTATACCATATCAGGAAATCTTACAATTAAGGATGTAACAAAAAATATCACCTTTCCGGCTAAGGTTTCTGTGAACAATAACAGTGTAGAAGCTGTTGCTAAGTTTAATATCGACAGAAAACAATGGAATCTTGTTTATCCGGGAAAACCGGATGATCTTATCAAAGATTTGATCTGGTTTGGTATCTCAATAAAAGCAAATGCTGCAGAAA